The Venturia canescens isolate UGA chromosome 4, ASM1945775v1, whole genome shotgun sequence genomic interval ctcaaaaagaaaagaaatgaaaatcgatCAACTCATACGTTTTCACTAACAGCCGTTAAAGAAATACGGAAAATTCACCGTTGCCGTAAGAAACACGACAGACTATGAGGAGAAAAGGGGGTCAGAGAATTATTAGATTTATTATCGATCTCGGGAATAGAAACTATATTTCGTCCTAAGCGGTATTATCCCCTTCCCCCATTATTTTTAGGCAAGCAACGAGTTGACCGCGAACGATCTCATAGCAAATATTGTACATTATTTAATAATTAACCgattaacaaaagaaaatggttttaaaaattttgtgactCGAAGTACTCGGGCTAACGATGTCTCGTTCATTTCAGCGTCAATTTGTTAACCCGAAACATCGAGGAGATTCTCTGAATGGTTAAAATGTATGGAGAAACAAATGATGAATCTAACCATAAAGTCATAATTATTTgaagaaaggcgaatttaCTGTCGACTAACAAAAGTCACAAACTTTTAATCTTGTAATTATAATAGTTGGCAAGCCACGTCTGacgcaaagaaaaataatgttttaatCAATATAAATCGTtgttaaagaaaaattctgcGCACTTCGAAGATTCGTATCGATGAGTTATAACTCGGCAAAGAGTAAACATagaatgaagtgaaaaaaaaaattatgaataaaaattgacaagaggTGGTAaatcgcgagagaaaaatgcaaaaaaaaataaagaaaaaaagaaaaattctatcgGTTTTAATGTAAATCTGTCCTCGTTAATGTAccaattttctgaaaatttagATTCGCGTTACCTTGTATTGgtgttaataaaaatacataTGTAATACGAATGAAAACAAGAGTTCTGAAAACAATTcaattcgttatttcacaatttatttttttttctttcctcctcgCTTTCCTTTCTATCCTATCCATATTCACCTTCTCATTGAATTTCCGATGTCTCTTCTTTATTTGAATTACAAACACTGTTCGCTATAGATTTGACGCATTTCTTCAAGGCGATTGCGAAGAAGACCCGCCCGAATCTTGTTCATCTCAATTCTTGTCTCTAGTGCCTGTATAAGAGGTTTCGTGATCGTATCCGTTATATGTATCAAAGCACGAGTtctcactgaaaaaaaaagtagaaaacaaAGGAGTTTTATATTAACTGATGTAATAACGGTTGTAATTGTCATTCCATTCTTTATCGATACTTATATAATATCATAATCGACCTCAGTAATGAATATCGGATCTTAAGTTTATTATCGATAATCATCATAATTATTGACAATAAAATTTGCAACACGAATCGGAAAGTGGTCTAgtccattgtttttttttttcaacgtaaacTGAAAggaggttgaaaaaaatgggtaaataaatataattcatCTACAATACCGTAAATCATTAACATACGCagtttgatgatttttttgtcattccTAAATGTTTTCCTTCATTGAGTCACCGTCATTCAATCACGAAGTCTGCAACGTTTGTATATATACAAGCTACATTTCGACTTACGTTTACGCCAGACTCCTATTCATCATGACGTAGAATGAGTAAAAATGTACCAATTCATTCcttattttttcgtctcgaTATTGTACAATAATTTACAATGTTTATATAGTGAGTAAGAACGGATGCAGTGAcataacttgaaaaaaatgaatggcacaaaTAATGACTACAAAACatattatcaaaaaaaaagagggagagaaaagacGAATAAAAACTGGGGATTGATGCTCAAAATACTTTAGTATTGCACTGTTTCCAGAAACCAACATGCCTCCAATATCAGCTATCGTTTTTCCGATAATTGCTATCTTGGCTATCTGTaagtaaatttttccaaatttttcattttcaaaatgtgCTCCCCATCATCGGAGaagtttataatttttattctctatgAAAATCATGTTCAATTTCtattaaaaagttgaaaaaatcctAGCTTTATCTATGAAAAAAGATTGTTCTAGTTAGTTGAGAATCTGAAAAAGAATTGATTAAGATAACGAAACGTTGAAATATCATTATATTCTATTAAATCCAAGACCTTCCTCAACTCTAACACTATTTTAGTATAATATTTTGCTTAGCTGCAAAAAGTACGTTGGCTTGTGGCATGAACGAACAACTTGGCAATTGTGGAAGAATCTGTGAGGGAACTTGCAACAAACCAGATTTGTCAAGAtgtgcagcaacagtaagtGTCAAGTGGTTCCTTATGATTTCATTAGATACTAAAACAACTatgcttttttcaaaatcgaatAACAATCAgaatttgttcattttttaaattcaataataataCCGAATGTAATAATACGCAGACGTGCTCTGGTAATGGCTGTCAGTGTAAAGAAGGGTATTTGCGAAACGAAGAAACTGATTCTTGTATTCCACCATCAATGTGTCCACCAAAAACCTGTAAAGGCAATGAAATTCTTGGCACATGCGGAACAAGATGTGAAGGCACGTGCGAATATCCCTACACCCCAGAAATGTGCTCAATCATTGTAAGTCTTTTTGCTCCCATTTGTTTAATATAATATGCAGTTCTTTTCATCAAACTTTGacaacaacattttttaactccattgataaatttcaagaaatttaaCGAATGACAACTAATGGTCCTACTACCTactcattaaaaaataatgagccAACATTTAACATTGAGAATTATCTAATGAATATGAAGATCTGTTAATTCGATGTAATCCTAATTAAATTTTCTACCATCTCTACAGACTTGTGCTGATGAGGATTGTAGATGTGATCTTGACTCAGGGTTCGTTCGGGACACAAATACCGGCAGATGCATTGCTATGCGGGATTGCCCGAGATAAATCTCGGTGAATTTTCAACGACACTTGTTTCCACAAATCTTTTTAATGGATTTCATCAACGAGACTACTATTGACGTTTTCCTAACAATGTTATTTCGgcttactaaaaaattattacatAAATAAAGATGCATTGTAAAAAATATCAgattgctttgaaatttttttctgtgcaCGTCATAAGTCGTAAAATTATTCTAATAATTAGAGTCCtgatttcattgaatttatcCAACAACACAAATGGTGAAGCAtttcatttataaaaatatttgattttgtattaatacattttttacaatGGCTaccattgttttttcttttatataccTGAAATAATCAATATTTACTTACCAGCATCATTGTGAATGGAAGCAAGAATATCCGGATGTCCTTTACAAGATTCGGCGGTATCCTCTTCTTCCTGAACAAGAATCCTTGGAACATCAGTCATTGTCTGTGTTGAAAATGATATAATTCacttaaataaaataaaatgacgtGTTCACTGTTCTTTGtcaaaaatggaataaataattttgtatCGTCACTAAACGTACCCTCAAACATCTGTCAGATATTTCCGTCGTCCCAATTATTTCTAAGGGTATTTCAACGAAATCCTCTCTTCCTTTTGATTGGAAACAAATCAATTGGACTTCTTGTTCCTATacataaaaacataaaaaactcGAGTTGAACTACGATAGCCTTCTTATATTGCTTTCTCTGTTGACCTGTCTATGATCAACATTTTCTGCGCTTCATTCCAATCAATGTGAACATATTTAGTTCTGACGCATATATCGtccattcaaaattttgaaaaaaatctcaaaacagCTACCTCCTATTCACCTTTATGTTTCACATTTACCTTTGTATCTTTAGCTTCATTGAAAACCGAAAATATAAGTCCAACAAAGCCTCGTTCCATCATCTGATAACTTGCCTGAGTACACACATCTACAATATAAAAGTTTTCCTATTTAATACTTTcataattatattttattcctttggaataagttattcattttttttacttttatgagttcatacttttttctatcaataatattttttttatatagaaCTTCTATTAGGTGAACtcaatttattataatttattgtaaattCCTCAGTTTTTCAAACCAttttaaattgaaactttcattTAACTTTTCAACCTTACCAACGTGAGAAGGAACGACAGTAATATGCGGATGTGAATGATACCAGCCCAAAACTCTCATTGGACGCTGCAGCTCTGCGGTCAAACGTTCTGCTTCAGTAGCGGCTTTCAATAGTTGTTCAGGTGAAATTTCAACACggtccttttttttatctagtCTTCGTAGATTTATCAATGCTGATATGTTGGCCGTGCCATGTTCCAACTataataattacaaaaaaaactatcgagtttttcattttctaataTTCCAGATTCACagaatttatatattatcgcaactttaaaaatattattgacGTTTAACGAAATTACAAAGAAGTACGAATTCAACTAGAGataacaaagtttttttccgAAGATATACACAATTATTACGGATAACTATAGACCAATTAAAACATGAAATTACAATGTaatacaaaattcaaaaacatgCATACATTTCCTATGAGAAGACCCATAacttcgaaattttcagtggTAAAGGCATGTTGCAAGCATGCCATATAAACGTCGGCTTCAAGTTCAACCTTTTCTAGCGGAGATTCCATGCTTTTATAATGACAATACCGGACTATCGGGAAAGCGCCTAAAAGCCAAAAGTATGCGGAGCAACGGAGCAAGCAAACAAAAACACTGGTGGTGGCGACGGTGCAGAAGCAAACTACATTCATAGATCCATATACTCATGCACTTATCACATATCATACTTCCATACATACTCCCCTTGCTGCCCTTTGCTGATACCAATGCTATATATATGATATGATAGTACCTCCGTGAACTCGGCCGATTGATTAATTTATCAGACTGAAAAACAATAATACATATCTTTGCATCGTGCAAAATGAATTAAATAAACCAACGGTGTCCagttataacgattttttttccagtagaCAAACAAAAGTTGCAATACGTTCGTGATCATGAAAT includes:
- the LOC122409444 gene encoding lys-63-specific deubiquitinase BRCC36-like, encoding MNVVCFCTVATTSVFVCLLRCSAYFWLLGAFPIVRYCHYKSMESPLEKVELEADVYMACLQHAFTTENFEVMGLLIGNLEHGTANISALINLRRLDKKKDRVEISPEQLLKAATEAERLTAELQRPMRVLGWYHSHPHITVVPSHVDVCTQASYQMMERGFVGLIFSVFNEAKDTKEQEVQLICFQSKGREDFVEIPLEIIGTTEISDRCLRTMTDVPRILVQEEEDTAESCKGHPDILASIHNDAVRTRALIHITDTITKPLIQALETRIEMNKIRAGLLRNRLEEMRQIYSEQCL
- the LOC122409450 gene encoding serine protease inhibitor swm-1-like — encoded protein: METNMPPISAIVFPIIAILAISAKSTLACGMNEQLGNCGRICEGTCNKPDLSRCAATTCSGNGCQCKEGYLRNEETDSCIPPSMCPPKTCKGNEILGTCGTRCEGTCEYPYTPEMCSIITCADEDCRCDLDSGFVRDTNTGRCIAMRDCPR